CAGATTCCAGATTTTTCAGATGAGCTTGTAAAAGCCCGATATCCGGTTACGGGGGACGCCCCGTGCCGACATGAGCGCATCTCCGCCATGTTTATCAAGCACAAGCTGATTGAGGGAGGGCTCGACCCCCTTGTGGCTGACGCAGTCGCTCGTACCGTGTTGGCGCATCATGGCTACTGGTATGAAACCGCTCGCCCTGTTGGACAGGCATACGCTGACGCGCAAAATCAGCTCTGCCGGATGTTGCGGCAGGTGCTCGGTCTCAATGCGTTTCCCAGCAAAAGCCCGTCAGACCTCAGTGCCTTCGGAATGCGCTTCGCCGGGCACATCGTGCTTTGTGACTGGATTGCGAGCAACGAGGGGTTCTTCGGGGACGCCCGTCTTAGGGATGTCGACGACCCGGAAGACTACTTCACCACTGCGCGAAAATTGGCGCAAGATTGGGTAAGGAGACTTGGCCTTGAGCGGGACCGGCAGGCTGGCAAGGCAGCGTGCATTGTGGAGATTGCGCGGCCCATTCAGCAAACGCTGCTGGACAGGGACATTCCGCCGGGACTCGTCATTATCGAGGCCCCCATGGGCGAGGGCAAGACGGAAGCCGCCTGGATTCTGGCCGAGAAGTGGCGCGATAATGGCTATAACGGCATGTATATGGCTTTGCCTACCATGGCGACGAGCGATTCCTTATATAGGCGGTACCGCGATGACTACCTCAAAAGAGTGGGGCGCGGAGGTGATACCAAACTGGTCCATGGCATGGCCTGGCTGCGGGACGAAAAGGAGCCGGAGAAACCATCAGAAGTTGGGGAGCCGGGGGACGACCGGTCACTTGCAGCCGCGTGGTTCAGGCCGACCCGCCGCGCGATGCTCGCCGCGCATGGCGTGGGAACAGTGGATCAGGCGATGCTCGCGGGGATGAACGTCAAGTTCGGCTTCCTACGGCTCTACGGGCTCGCCGATCGGGTGTTGGTCATAGATGAGGTTCATGCGTACGATGCCTACATGAGCGCTATCATCTCCCGGCTGCTCCAGTGGTGCGCGTGCCTGAAGATTCCGGTGGTCCTTCTCTCGGCGACGCTTTCAGCAAAGCAGCGGGCGGAAATGATCGAAGCCTACGGGGCAAAGGGAGACCCCGGGCCTGATGCTTCGTATCCGCTCATCACAGTGGCGGAGCCCGGAAAGAAAGCATGGACGATTAAAGCGAACGCCTCATCAAGCAGAACGCTGAAGATCGAGACTCACTCCGGACTGCTTGGCGACGCCAAGAAAACGGCGGAGAAGGCGGCGGAACTGGTGAAGGACGGCGGATGCTGCTGCGTCATCCTCAACACAGTCAAACAGGCTCAGGCGGTTTACACGGAACTGGAGCTTTACAAAGAGGAAAAGTTGCTTTTCCATGCACGCTTTGCCGCCGCCGACCGGGAGCATCTTACCGACGAGGTGCTGGCCAAATTTGGCAAGAATTCGAGTCGCCGCCCTTCGAAGTTCGTTCTCGTTGCCACTCAGGTGGTTGAGCAAAGCCTCGATGTGGATTTTGACTACATGGTCAGCGAGATCGCCCCAATCGATCTTCTACTTCAGCGTAGCGGTCGCCTTCACCGACACGGAAGGCGTGAGTACGATCCTACTTTGCATGTGCTTCTACCGAAAAAGAAAACCTTGTCTTTCGGTGGAACTGGCTATGTATATGCCGACAAACCCCTTCTGAGAACGCTGGCTATTCTTGCCGGCCGATGCGAAGTGCATCTCCCGAACGATTTCAGGATACTGATCGAGCGATGCTACGGGTCCTACGAATGGGAGCAAAGCGTGGTAACGTGGGAGGCAATTAGAAAAGCGGATCTGGATTGGGACACGGAAACCCAATTCCTTCACAATCA
This window of the Deltaproteobacteria bacterium genome carries:
- the cas3 gene encoding CRISPR-associated helicase Cas3', whose product is MTDRMSISSVHTADYKLLWAKSKPRHPLWKHLLDASAVSTALPPPVNNFGWGVEETALLVGLHDIGKADSCFQHQIPDFSDELVKARYPVTGDAPCRHERISAMFIKHKLIEGGLDPLVADAVARTVLAHHGYWYETARPVGQAYADAQNQLCRMLRQVLGLNAFPSKSPSDLSAFGMRFAGHIVLCDWIASNEGFFGDARLRDVDDPEDYFTTARKLAQDWVRRLGLERDRQAGKAACIVEIARPIQQTLLDRDIPPGLVIIEAPMGEGKTEAAWILAEKWRDNGYNGMYMALPTMATSDSLYRRYRDDYLKRVGRGGDTKLVHGMAWLRDEKEPEKPSEVGEPGDDRSLAAAWFRPTRRAMLAAHGVGTVDQAMLAGMNVKFGFLRLYGLADRVLVIDEVHAYDAYMSAIISRLLQWCACLKIPVVLLSATLSAKQRAEMIEAYGAKGDPGPDASYPLITVAEPGKKAWTIKANASSSRTLKIETHSGLLGDAKKTAEKAAELVKDGGCCCVILNTVKQAQAVYTELELYKEEKLLFHARFAAADREHLTDEVLAKFGKNSSRRPSKFVLVATQVVEQSLDVDFDYMVSEIAPIDLLLQRSGRLHRHGRREYDPTLHVLLPKKKTLSFGGTGYVYADKPLLRTLAILAGRCEVHLPNDFRILIERCYGSYEWEQSVVTWEAIRKADLDWDTETQFLHNQGRQFALCDPSKRLFRPVNNDPTGDDSDDGNGWRAKTRLGANDRTTVLVEEEQLKHLETGDLRMKEVRALYRRSLKLPVHLPIHSPAPGYSAAVDAKGKLRGLTLLPVADYGLWQGIDEKGNRYEVVYNKELGLLAGRVQ